One window of Mesoplasma syrphidae genomic DNA carries:
- the oppF gene encoding oligopeptide ABC transporter ATP-binding protein OppF: MLKNDKDVLLNVRDLVIEFRNKGKKFKAVKGANFDIYKQEIFGLVGESGSGKTTIGRAIAGVQAIADGSVYLDDELVAGEATSLYKLNKDMYKKIKLIQSKYAVNSHYIDKIILKVKDSYQNFKGKEEGIKDVKWRTAFAYSNISLVHRLTKDNLKYVNEIIKNFKRINQFVVNIHEYIPEISSKLEESILAKNTDTLDIVLKLKNKMSLDFFDLDEIKKKIKESRKAKNYANFENLIKFVFEKLRLIKENTDRISRRIKIAITLEEQNLDLSSPTKNRGKLIEKYKNKIYVSHQDLNKAYISIKKNSEIKISSKIKKVLENQKDDDKVKEKINDLDIIFEYNSWLEPERVLTERQINTIVELINYLKLPSIDELVSNSYLLSKPSKEQKRANRKNIQMIFQDPGSSLNERMSVEEVIAEGLENFPELYKSEEARLDYVKYFNQLNPDNKITIDKIEKDNDVKKHIILKLIRSVGLLPEHLSRYPHEFSGGQKQRVGIARSLALKPKIIIADEPISALDVSIRAQVLNLFQLFKKEYNLTYLFVTHDLSVVKFIADRIAVIYHGDIVELAQAEELFKNPLHPYTKSLLSAIPQPDPNYNFDENLIIYNPEVEHHDYIFDLPEFTEVRENHYVLANKRELKELLKK, from the coding sequence ATGTTAAAAAATGATAAAGACGTACTATTAAATGTTAGAGATCTAGTTATTGAATTCCGTAATAAAGGAAAGAAATTTAAAGCTGTTAAAGGGGCTAATTTTGACATTTATAAACAAGAAATATTTGGATTAGTTGGTGAATCAGGTTCTGGTAAGACAACAATTGGTAGAGCAATTGCTGGTGTGCAAGCAATTGCTGATGGTTCTGTTTATCTTGATGATGAATTGGTTGCTGGAGAGGCAACTTCGCTATATAAACTTAATAAAGACATGTATAAAAAAATTAAACTAATACAATCTAAATACGCTGTTAATTCGCACTATATAGATAAAATTATTTTAAAGGTCAAAGATTCTTATCAAAATTTTAAAGGCAAGGAAGAGGGAATAAAAGATGTTAAATGGAGAACAGCATTTGCTTATTCAAATATTAGTCTTGTGCATAGGTTAACTAAGGATAATTTAAAATACGTTAATGAAATAATTAAAAATTTCAAAAGAATTAATCAGTTTGTAGTTAACATCCATGAATATATTCCTGAAATATCATCTAAATTAGAGGAATCCATTTTAGCAAAAAATACAGATACATTAGACATTGTGTTAAAGCTGAAAAATAAAATGAGTTTAGATTTTTTCGATTTGGATGAAATCAAAAAGAAAATTAAAGAATCAAGAAAAGCCAAAAATTATGCAAATTTTGAAAACTTAATCAAATTTGTTTTTGAAAAATTGAGACTGATTAAGGAAAATACCGATCGAATTTCAAGAAGAATTAAAATTGCTATAACCTTGGAAGAACAAAATTTGGACTTGTCTTCTCCTACAAAAAATAGGGGTAAATTGATTGAAAAGTATAAAAATAAAATTTATGTATCACATCAAGATTTAAATAAAGCCTATATTTCAATTAAAAAAAATTCTGAAATTAAAATATCAAGCAAAATCAAAAAAGTTCTAGAAAATCAAAAAGATGATGATAAAGTCAAAGAAAAAATAAATGATTTGGATATAATTTTTGAATATAATAGTTGATTGGAACCAGAAAGGGTTTTAACAGAGAGACAAATCAACACAATTGTTGAATTGATTAATTATTTAAAATTACCGTCAATTGATGAATTAGTTAGTAATTCATACTTGCTTTCAAAACCATCAAAAGAACAGAAAAGAGCGAACAGAAAAAATATTCAAATGATTTTTCAAGATCCTGGTTCTTCGCTAAATGAAAGAATGTCAGTTGAGGAAGTCATTGCTGAAGGCTTAGAAAACTTTCCTGAATTGTACAAATCAGAAGAAGCTCGTTTAGATTATGTAAAATATTTTAATCAGCTGAATCCCGACAATAAAATAACAATAGACAAAATTGAAAAAGATAATGACGTTAAAAAGCATATTATCTTAAAATTAATAAGATCTGTTGGATTATTGCCAGAGCACTTGTCACGTTATCCTCATGAATTTTCAGGAGGACAAAAACAGCGTGTTGGAATAGCTAGAAGTCTAGCTTTGAAACCAAAAATTATTATTGCTGATGAACCAATTTCAGCACTAGATGTTTCAATTAGAGCTCAAGTCTTAAATTTATTTCAATTATTCAAAAAAGAGTACAATTTGACATATCTATTTGTTACTCATGATTTATCGGTTGTCAAGTTTATTGCTGATAGAATTGCAGTTATCTATCATGGTGATATTGTTGAACTTGCGCAAGCAGAAGAATTATTTAAAAATCCTCTACACCCTTATACAAAATCGCTGTTGTCAGCAATTCCTCAACCAGATCCAAACTATAACTTTGATGAAAATTTAATAATTTACAACCCCGAAGTTGAGCATCATGACTATATTTTTGATCTACCTGAGTTTACTGAAGTTAGAGAAAATCATTATGTCTTGGCCAATAAACGTGAGTTAAAAGAGTTACTTAAAAAATAA
- the rpmB gene encoding 50S ribosomal protein L28 has translation MARKDTLTGKGALSGNSRSHALNATRRKWNLNLQKIKVMDEDGRVFTIKVSARTLRTLKKQDKVVG, from the coding sequence ATGGCAAGAAAAGATACATTAACTGGTAAAGGTGCTCTTTCAGGGAATTCTAGATCACACGCTTTAAACGCTACCAGAAGAAAATGAAATTTAAATTTACAAAAAATTAAAGTAATGGATGAAGATGGTAGAGTTTTCACAATTAAAGTTTCAGCTAGAACTTTAAGAACTCTTAAAAAGCAAGATAAAGTTGTAGGTTAA
- a CDS encoding Asp23/Gls24 family envelope stress response protein, translated as MNNIDKSVIKVIKDAVVTVPGVASFANYNAENTSELASREIDNAIEFTNTDNVTRFRIHVVLIQGVNIRDVMNEIQIRVKYELEKISKFTVKYMVDVAIDDLM; from the coding sequence GTGAATAATATTGATAAATCAGTTATAAAGGTTATCAAGGACGCTGTAGTTACAGTTCCTGGAGTCGCATCTTTTGCAAACTACAATGCAGAGAACACTTCAGAGCTTGCTTCTCGTGAAATTGATAATGCCATTGAATTCACAAACACAGACAACGTAACACGTTTTAGAATCCATGTGGTTTTAATTCAAGGAGTTAACATTAGAGATGTAATGAACGAAATTCAAATTCGTGTAAAGTATGAGTTAGAAAAAATTTCAAAATTTACTGTTAAGTATATGGTCGATGTTGCCATAGATGATTTAATGTAA
- the oppD gene encoding oligopeptide ABC transporter ATP-binding protein OppD — MSNKRKKILSVKNLEVKFRVRSRVLTAIRNVSFDLYDGEILALVGESGSGKSVITKTFTGMLESNGWINDGSIVYMPNQKTIDDKISYFKKPLDIVNIEKKLVAKDVIKFIKQKNNKKVKELNAQISKLEKISTNNFSQAKEIKLINSEIEKLRLSIEKNKDAAKEFTKRNQAAKVTKDENKLKDLELRKTTILDPRLQKEEIKKLQKNVIDLQVEIDKVTDLSFKDQAMIKEIIATIESFIETRKQVSSIEAEKINTYFKEKRYSTKFEMELKELIESIVQRNEVDEEHFSNIMFDWKEVLNTKAKTKANKLIREIRGKTIATVFQDPMTSLNPLLTVGFQITEVLIKQLKMTREEAKKEAIKLLTQVGISNPKSRYKDVPGQYSGGMRQRVVIAIALACRPKVLICDEPTTALDVTIQAQILKLIKELQKEYNFSVIFITHDLGVVANISDRVAVMYAGQIVEIGTTQEIFENAKHPYTWALLLSLPQLGTKGEDLYSIGGVPPSLFAQIEGDAFAPRNKYALAIDYILEPPMFKVSETHYAKTWLLHEKADKNIGPKNQIKKTQINGSKKTAETRSKKTSPASKGDTK; from the coding sequence ATGTCAAACAAAAGAAAAAAAATACTTTCAGTAAAAAATTTGGAAGTAAAATTTAGAGTTAGAAGTCGTGTCCTTACCGCCATTAGAAATGTTTCATTTGATTTGTATGATGGAGAAATACTAGCTTTGGTTGGTGAATCTGGGTCAGGTAAATCAGTAATAACAAAAACATTTACAGGAATGTTAGAGTCTAATGGATGAATCAATGATGGGTCAATTGTTTATATGCCTAATCAAAAAACTATTGATGACAAAATTTCATATTTTAAAAAGCCATTAGATATTGTAAACATTGAAAAGAAGTTAGTTGCAAAAGATGTAATAAAATTTATTAAACAAAAAAATAATAAAAAAGTTAAAGAACTCAATGCTCAAATATCAAAACTTGAAAAGATCTCAACAAATAATTTTAGTCAGGCAAAGGAAATTAAATTAATTAATAGTGAAATTGAAAAATTAAGATTATCTATAGAAAAAAATAAGGACGCCGCGAAAGAATTTACAAAAAGAAATCAGGCAGCTAAAGTTACAAAAGACGAAAATAAACTTAAAGATTTGGAATTAAGAAAAACAACTATATTAGATCCTAGACTTCAAAAAGAAGAAATCAAAAAGTTACAAAAAAATGTGATTGATTTACAAGTTGAAATTGATAAGGTAACAGATCTGAGTTTTAAAGATCAGGCTATGATCAAAGAAATAATCGCTACTATCGAAAGTTTTATTGAAACAAGAAAGCAAGTTTCTTCAATTGAAGCTGAAAAAATTAATACTTATTTCAAAGAAAAACGCTATTCAACTAAATTTGAAATGGAGTTAAAAGAGCTTATAGAGTCAATAGTTCAAAGAAATGAAGTTGATGAAGAGCATTTTTCGAACATAATGTTTGATTGAAAAGAAGTTCTTAATACCAAGGCAAAAACCAAGGCAAATAAGTTAATTAGAGAGATTAGAGGGAAAACAATTGCAACAGTTTTTCAAGACCCAATGACATCATTAAATCCCTTATTGACAGTAGGATTCCAGATTACTGAAGTACTTATTAAGCAATTAAAAATGACGCGTGAAGAAGCCAAGAAAGAAGCGATTAAATTATTAACTCAGGTGGGCATTTCAAATCCCAAATCACGTTATAAAGATGTTCCAGGTCAATATTCAGGTGGAATGAGACAACGTGTTGTTATTGCGATTGCATTAGCTTGTAGACCAAAAGTATTAATTTGTGATGAACCGACAACGGCCCTAGATGTCACAATTCAAGCTCAAATTTTGAAACTAATTAAGGAATTGCAAAAGGAGTATAATTTTTCAGTTATTTTCATTACTCACGATTTAGGAGTTGTTGCAAATATTTCTGATCGAGTTGCTGTTATGTATGCTGGACAAATTGTTGAAATTGGAACTACACAAGAAATATTTGAAAATGCTAAGCATCCATACACATGAGCACTATTATTATCGTTACCTCAATTAGGAACCAAAGGAGAGGATCTATATTCAATTGGGGGAGTTCCACCAAGTTTGTTTGCTCAAATTGAGGGAGATGCATTTGCACCAAGAAATAAATATGCCTTGGCAATCGATTATATTTTGGAACCCCCAATGTTTAAAGTTTCAGAAACTCATTATGCAAAAACATGATTGTTACATGAAAAAGCAGATAAAAATATTGGTCCCAAAAACCAGATTAAAAAAACTCAAATTAATGGTTCTAAAAAAACAGCTGAGACAAGATCAAAGAAAACCTCACCAGCGTCAAAAGGAGATACAAAATAA